TGCCCGTTGAAAGGGTTCTTCGTCTCGAACGTGTCTCCGTTGGCAGCGTCTTCCCACTTTCCGTCGATGAACATCTTGTATGTCTGCATTGTCTTTCTCTCTTCTAGCATCCGAGTTGTCGGGCGAGGTCTTCGAGATCGTCGGCGACGTAATCCCAGCGCTGCTCGGCTGTGAGGTCGGTGGTCTGACCCTCGCCGTATTCGGTGGGTCGTGCGATGAATGCGGTTTTAAGGCCAAGGCTGCGCGCGGCGGCAAGGTCGTAATTGTGGGCAGCGCACATCATGACGGCCCCGGGCTCCAGATAAAGGAGTTTGCAGACCCCGAGGTAGGTCTCCGGATCGGGCTTGTAGTGCTGGAAAAGCTCGCAGGAGAACACGTTGTCCCAAGGCAAGTCGGCATGCTTTGCCATGTTGACGAGAATGGCGACATTGGCGTTGGACAGCGGGCCGATGATAAACTTCGACTTCAGCCGGTGCAGCCCGCGCGATGCGTCGGGCCAGCCGTCCAGGCGATGCCAGACCCTGTTGACGTGCATCATCCGGTCGTGCTCGAGTTCGGCCAGTCCCATCTCTGCGAACACTGCCTTCAAGGCATCGAAGTGGAGTTCGTCCAGGTTCGTCCACGGCAACTCGCCGCTGCGCACGCGCGCCTTCTGGGGATTGTAACGGTCTCGCCAGCGGTCGACGAGGCCGGCCCAGTCGATCTGCAGGCCCTCCGCCGCGCCCCAGGCGGTGAGATCGCGGATGATTGAACCCCGCCAGTCGACGACCGTGCCGAACGTGTCGAAGACAATGGCCTTGACGCTGCTAGTCATCTACCGGCCTCCTTCTTGTGGGACGAAACGCGCTCGAACGTTTCCACTCGCTTTTCGGCCACCCAGTCTCGAACCATCGCGTCAAAGCCCAGGAAGTGCGGCGTCTTCAGGTGGAAGTCGAAATCGGCTTTTGAACCGTAGACTTCATAGAGGTAGGTGCGCTCCGGCCGCTCAGGGTCGCGACAGACATCGAAGACTTCGCAGTTCGGTTCGTCGCGCAGCGACGTCGCCGCATTCTCGGTCATCGCCGAATGGAAATTATCGGCGAATTGGGTTCGAACGACGAATTCTACGACTACGACAAAGCCTGTGGATGCCGAACTCATGCGACCTCCTTGCGGACGGCACCTAGAGCGCCGATCAC
This genomic stretch from Rhizobium gallicum bv. gallicum R602sp harbors:
- a CDS encoding haloacid dehalogenase type II yields the protein MTSSVKAIVFDTFGTVVDWRGSIIRDLTAWGAAEGLQIDWAGLVDRWRDRYNPQKARVRSGELPWTNLDELHFDALKAVFAEMGLAELEHDRMMHVNRVWHRLDGWPDASRGLHRLKSKFIIGPLSNANVAILVNMAKHADLPWDNVFSCELFQHYKPDPETYLGVCKLLYLEPGAVMMCAAHNYDLAAARSLGLKTAFIARPTEYGEGQTTDLTAEQRWDYVADDLEDLARQLGC
- a CDS encoding putative quinol monooxygenase, with translation MSSASTGFVVVVEFVVRTQFADNFHSAMTENAATSLRDEPNCEVFDVCRDPERPERTYLYEVYGSKADFDFHLKTPHFLGFDAMVRDWVAEKRVETFERVSSHKKEAGR